From the genome of Homalodisca vitripennis isolate AUS2020 chromosome 8, UT_GWSS_2.1, whole genome shotgun sequence, one region includes:
- the LOC124367854 gene encoding mpv17-like protein translates to MGSKFSKLVQFSKKYPLSRGMASYALIWPLGSLVQQTIFGEEEYNYEKVARFSLYGSCYVAPTLHCWIKIANTIWPHNTLRSAVTKAIVEQFTYTPFAMLSFYFGMTLLEGKTIEDGKAEVEAKFLPTYKIGACVWPVLQTFNYTVIKERNRVVFVSICSLMWTTFLAYMKHLEHHEVTGDPQPDTSPPPLPPVVKAVHLTPTETTEKSWLVVRQVDR, encoded by the exons ATGGGCTCCAAATTTTCTAAACTTGTTCAGTTTTCAAAGAAATATCCCTTGTCGAGGGGAATGGCCAGTTATGCACTAATCTGGCCCTTAGGAAGTTTAGTACAACAAACAATATTCGGAGAAGAAGAGTATAATTATGAAAAGGTTGCTAGGTTTAGTTTATATGGTTCATGTTATGTAGCTCCTACTCTACATTGCTGGATCAAGATTGCAAATACAATTTGGCCTCACAACACTTTGAGATCAGCAGTGACTAAg GCAATTGTAGAACAATTCACCTACACGCCTTTCGCCATGCTGAGCTTCTACTTTGGTATGACATTGTTAGAAGGGAAAACCATTGAAGATGGAAAGGCAGAAGTGGAAGCTAAATTCTTACCAACCTATAAG ATAGGAGCTTGCGTCTGGCCAGTACTGCAGACATTCAACTACACCGTGATCAAAGAACGGAACCGAGTGGTATTTGTCAGCATCTGTAGTCTGATGTGGACGACGTTCCTGGCGTACATGAAGCACCTGGAGCACCACGAAGTAACAGGGGATCCCCAACCGGACACCTCGCCCCCTCCTTTACCCCCTGTAGTGAAAGCAGTACATCTCACCCCCACCGAAACGACCGAAAAATCCTGGCTTGTAGTGCGCCAGGTCGATCGATAA